One window from the genome of Anaerolineae bacterium encodes:
- a CDS encoding NAD-dependent epimerase/dehydratase family protein, whose translation MRNILITGGAGFIGSNFVHYVLRKHPRCHVVAYDKLTYAGNLDN comes from the coding sequence GTGCGGAACATCCTAATCACCGGGGGGGCCGGTTTCATCGGCTCCAACTTCGTCCACTACGTTCTTCGGAAGCACCCGCGGTGCCACGTTGTGGCCTACGACAAGCTCACCTACGCGGGCAACCTGGATAAC
- a CDS encoding response regulator produces the protein MLTRAYHWLDPLPSQLGDEHVSPVYGHRLMMLALALGAVSYVLLFIAWTIAPIYGSAMHLRSALPMSLSLLGAIGAGLLRHRPRTAALTLLGSAVWALYYVPSPARELLGPVLVSSAMLLAGRCAGLLCAGVVSLFPGMGLTAVGALWASAAVVWLSVDYVCAALGQAASRQERAFRLERELLSRREELRRLNDSLRTAYALLERTNRELADARDEAEEARRLKNQFAATISHELRTPLNLILGFTEVMHTAPESYGSADLPPELRGDIREVYRNTRHLVDLVDDVLDLSRIEQVRLAMVPEDTDLLALIQQATATVAGLFRGKPVELVVDLPSELPRCTVDRTRIRQVLINLLTNAARFTERGEVRVEAHYDEPRREVVISVSDTGPGIPEEEQERVFQPFHQASSSLYRHKGGSGLGLAICRTFVQMHGGRIWLQSQPGEGSRFSFALPTRASVPSSRDDWRPAGVAQSLQDSIVTVDPEGRMTRLLERALPQFRVHNAADVEQAAEVTALQHPRAVVAFTGADADSAAEGLLRSVAWPGLPVVGCQVRDRRPLDAFPNVRAVLTKPASQNAVLDALEFVGPTGTVILADDDEGMTRLIRRALARSRPGLQVLAAHDGDQALNLIRLHRPVAVLLDLAMPGRDGLSVLQAMCDEALVSVPVVVLTAMDLEGAAGRVAADKLVLSACAGLSELELVRYLEALATAARPRYVEEVRLAAQAL, from the coding sequence TTGCTGACTAGGGCGTACCACTGGCTCGACCCGCTTCCGTCGCAGCTCGGCGACGAACACGTCTCCCCGGTGTACGGCCATCGTCTCATGATGCTGGCACTGGCCCTGGGCGCAGTCTCCTACGTGCTACTCTTCATCGCCTGGACCATCGCGCCCATCTACGGCTCGGCCATGCACCTTCGCAGCGCTCTGCCCATGTCTCTCTCGCTCCTAGGCGCGATTGGAGCGGGACTCCTCCGACACCGGCCCCGGACGGCCGCTCTGACGCTCCTGGGGAGCGCAGTGTGGGCCCTGTACTACGTCCCCAGCCCGGCTCGTGAGCTCCTCGGTCCTGTGCTGGTCTCCAGTGCCATGCTCTTGGCTGGCCGGTGCGCGGGACTTCTTTGCGCCGGTGTCGTCTCTCTCTTCCCGGGAATGGGACTCACGGCCGTCGGCGCCCTCTGGGCTAGCGCCGCCGTGGTCTGGCTCTCGGTGGACTACGTGTGCGCTGCCCTGGGCCAGGCCGCCTCGCGCCAGGAGCGAGCCTTCCGCCTCGAGCGCGAACTCCTCAGCCGCCGCGAGGAGCTCCGCCGCCTCAACGATTCCCTCCGCACCGCCTACGCCCTCCTCGAACGCACCAACCGCGAGCTGGCCGACGCTCGCGACGAGGCGGAAGAGGCCCGCCGGCTCAAGAACCAGTTCGCCGCCACCATCAGCCACGAGCTGCGCACCCCCCTCAACCTCATTCTGGGCTTCACCGAGGTCATGCACACCGCCCCCGAATCCTACGGCTCCGCCGACCTCCCCCCGGAGCTGCGGGGCGACATCCGCGAGGTCTACCGCAATACCCGCCACCTGGTGGACCTGGTGGATGACGTCCTGGACCTCTCCCGGATCGAGCAGGTCCGGCTGGCGATGGTGCCGGAGGACACCGACCTGCTCGCCCTCATTCAGCAGGCGACTGCCACCGTCGCCGGCCTCTTCCGAGGCAAGCCGGTGGAACTGGTGGTGGACCTGCCTTCGGAGCTGCCCCGCTGCACCGTGGACCGCACCCGCATCCGGCAGGTGCTCATCAACTTGCTCACTAACGCTGCCCGGTTCACCGAGCGGGGCGAGGTCCGCGTGGAGGCCCACTACGACGAGCCCCGGCGGGAGGTCGTGATCTCGGTGAGCGACACCGGCCCGGGCATCCCGGAGGAGGAGCAGGAACGGGTCTTCCAGCCCTTCCACCAGGCCAGCTCCTCGCTGTACCGGCACAAGGGAGGCAGCGGCCTGGGCCTGGCCATCTGCCGCACCTTCGTGCAGATGCATGGTGGGCGGATCTGGCTGCAGTCGCAGCCGGGAGAGGGGAGCCGGTTCAGCTTCGCCTTGCCCACTCGGGCGAGCGTGCCCTCCTCTCGGGACGACTGGCGACCAGCGGGCGTGGCCCAGTCCTTGCAGGACTCCATCGTCACGGTGGATCCCGAGGGGCGCATGACCCGGCTGCTGGAGAGGGCCCTGCCTCAGTTCCGGGTGCACAACGCGGCCGATGTGGAGCAGGCAGCCGAGGTGACTGCCCTGCAACATCCCAGAGCCGTGGTGGCGTTCACCGGGGCCGACGCCGACTCCGCAGCGGAGGGACTGCTGAGGTCGGTGGCCTGGCCGGGGCTGCCTGTGGTGGGTTGCCAGGTGCGGGACCGGCGTCCGTTGGACGCGTTCCCCAACGTGCGGGCAGTGCTCACCAAGCCCGCTTCTCAGAACGCGGTACTAGACGCGCTCGAGTTCGTCGGCCCCACCGGAACTGTGATCCTTGCCGACGACGATGAGGGCATGACTCGCCTCATTAGGCGCGCCTTGGCTCGCTCTCGTCCTGGCCTGCAGGTGCTGGCGGCCCACGATGGGGACCAGGCCCTGAACCTGATACGGCTCCACCGCCCGGTGGCGGTGCTACTGGACCTAGCCATGCCCGGGCGAGATGGACTGTCCGTTCTCCAGGCCATGTGCGATGAGGCCCTTGTCTCCGTCCCGGTGGTGGTGTTGACCGCCATGGATCTGGAGGGGGCAGCGGGACGGGTGGCTGCCGACAAGCTGGTGCTCTCGGCCTGCGCCGGGCTGAGCGAGTTGGAACTGGTGCGGTACCTCGAGGCACTGGCGACCGCCGCCCGGCCCCGGTACGTGGAAGAGGTCAGGTTGGCGGCTCAGGCCCTCTAG
- a CDS encoding extracellular solute-binding protein — translation MELVTRRQVLKGLLSVGVGAAGASALGACAATPGGAPAATVAAPATEAPAAEQPAAAAGEVPVIEWWSSWSGDAFPMIEKNFNESHDDVQVRWVNVPGGEIQSKLFAAIAAGNPPDTSFNIWYFEYSARGLCLPLDDYIAADPDAGYADGDIPEPLWKKFEWKGKQYGVPAADTSTRYGLGVNLTLIREAGLDENSLPATWDEVFEWHKALTTYDEAGNINVLGMIPTSGSDYSAHTIDPWLYPEMWGFHYFNAEKMQFEIDRPETVEFLNTINKFWADVTPEKVNALNTSLEGQAWGAFGGGRRALQITYPSGPGSMVRINPDHEYEWTWVPMPSQRKGTKICTVGGHAVVIFKGGKNPDATYRFAQFMTRPGACDPLLQVIGWVGPRRSYQDTLDLSQRFPERAAEDIWWYTRTALEEADEVWVEADPIGSVTDAKWKLMREAVIYGDLGPEEAAQRMQKEMDEELAAFLEETA, via the coding sequence ATGGAACTTGTCACTCGCCGTCAGGTTCTGAAGGGGCTGCTGTCCGTCGGTGTAGGCGCTGCGGGCGCGAGCGCCCTGGGAGCGTGTGCTGCCACCCCCGGCGGGGCGCCAGCTGCGACAGTGGCCGCGCCGGCGACCGAGGCTCCGGCCGCGGAGCAGCCGGCTGCTGCTGCTGGGGAGGTGCCTGTCATTGAGTGGTGGTCATCGTGGTCTGGCGATGCCTTCCCAATGATCGAGAAGAACTTCAACGAGAGCCACGACGATGTTCAGGTAAGGTGGGTCAACGTTCCCGGCGGGGAGATCCAATCCAAGCTGTTCGCTGCCATCGCGGCCGGCAATCCGCCCGACACCTCATTCAATATCTGGTACTTCGAGTATTCCGCCCGCGGGCTCTGCCTTCCTCTCGATGACTACATCGCTGCAGACCCCGACGCTGGATACGCCGACGGTGATATTCCCGAGCCCCTATGGAAGAAGTTCGAGTGGAAAGGCAAGCAGTACGGTGTTCCAGCTGCCGATACGTCGACACGGTACGGGCTCGGCGTGAACCTCACCCTGATCAGAGAAGCAGGCCTAGATGAGAACAGCCTGCCAGCCACTTGGGATGAGGTGTTCGAGTGGCACAAGGCCCTGACCACCTACGATGAGGCTGGCAACATCAATGTTCTTGGCATGATCCCGACATCAGGCTCCGACTACTCCGCACACACGATTGACCCGTGGCTGTATCCAGAGATGTGGGGCTTCCACTACTTCAACGCGGAGAAGATGCAGTTCGAGATAGACCGTCCGGAGACGGTGGAGTTTCTCAACACTATTAACAAGTTCTGGGCGGATGTGACTCCTGAGAAAGTGAATGCTCTCAACACGTCGCTCGAGGGTCAGGCCTGGGGCGCTTTCGGCGGTGGACGCAGGGCGCTGCAGATCACGTACCCTTCCGGCCCTGGCAGTATGGTGCGGATCAACCCCGACCATGAGTATGAGTGGACCTGGGTGCCAATGCCATCTCAACGGAAGGGAACCAAGATCTGCACCGTCGGAGGCCACGCTGTCGTGATCTTCAAGGGCGGCAAGAACCCCGATGCCACTTACAGGTTCGCGCAATTTATGACACGACCGGGAGCCTGCGATCCCCTCCTGCAGGTGATTGGATGGGTGGGCCCGCGCCGGTCCTACCAGGATACCCTTGATCTCTCCCAGCGGTTCCCGGAGAGGGCTGCGGAAGATATCTGGTGGTACACCCGCACGGCACTTGAGGAGGCAGACGAAGTCTGGGTTGAGGCGGACCCAATTGGCAGTGTGACAGACGCCAAGTGGAAGCTGATGCGGGAAGCCGTCATCTAC